From Clostridia bacterium:
CATCTATACTCACCTCACCAACATTTTACAACCACTGTTGAAAATATTTTACTATTAATACCCGAATTTGTCAAGTATTTTGTCGTTCTGTTCTCATATTGTCAAGTATGTTTTTAAGTACAAAAAAGAGGGGCGTTATTGCCCCTCTCGGTAGTAGGATTTATTTTATTTTTATCTTCTGGCCCGGATAAATCAAATTTGGATCCTTTATTCCGTTATCTTTTGCAAGTTTTTTAATGGTCGTGTTATATTTCTTTGCAATATCCCACAGCGTATCGCCCTTTTTAACAATGTGTATTTTTTCCTGTTTTTTAGCTGCCACACTAATCCTGATTTTTTGGCCAGGATAGATCAGATTCACATTTTTAATATTGTTTAACTCAGCAAGCTTGTCCACAGTGGTTTTATATTTAGCAGCAATCTCGCTTAACGTATCGCCTTTTTTGACTATGTATGTGATTTCTTTTGCTTGTTGTTTAGGCTTGAGCTGTGGTTTAGATTTAACTTCGTCTGTAAAAAACTCTATAGTTCTTCCATTCATCGGTCTGTTCAGGTCTAAATAGCCACTATAACCATTCAACCTGCCTCTACTTGTATACTGATGTAGGTCACAAGGGTAAGCAGGCTTGCTATCAACTTTTCCGATATTTCTTCCGTAATGAGGTATCCACACTGCTTCTACTTCATCAAGATTTAAATTAAACTGTTGGTATAGATGATGTGCAATATAGATACCTATTTTCTCTACACCAAGTTTTCTAAGTTGGTCCACATATGCAGAAACACCGCTCCGCATATCACTCATTGATTTTTCTTCTACATCTAAAAACCAAAATGTTGGGTTGAATTGTCTTGTCCGATCGCAAAAGCTAGCTGCTTCCTTTCTCATTTCCGGTATGCATTTACCTCTTACCCATGCATAAGTAGCAGTAGGAATTCCTCTTTTCTTAAACTCTCTATGATGCGTCTTATAATGCCTATCTATTGTCCTGCTTCCATATTGTGTTCTGATGATGACTAGGTCCAATTGTTTAGCAAGTTTATCATAATCTATCTTGACCGGATCCTGATGATGACTAATATCTATTATATAACCCATTATTCTTCCTCCTTTTCTTTGTCTTTTAATTGTATTAACGCATCCTTTAATTTTTCGGGGACAGGTACATC
This genomic window contains:
- a CDS encoding LysM peptidoglycan-binding domain-containing protein, which encodes MGYIIDISHHQDPVKIDYDKLAKQLDLVIIRTQYGSRTIDRHYKTHHREFKKRGIPTATYAWVRGKCIPEMRKEAASFCDRTRQFNPTFWFLDVEEKSMSDMRSGVSAYVDQLRKLGVEKIGIYIAHHLYQQFNLNLDEVEAVWIPHYGRNIGKVDSKPAYPCDLHQYTSRGRLNGYSGYLDLNRPMNGRTIEFFTDEVKSKPQLKPKQQAKEITYIVKKGDTLSEIAAKYKTTVDKLAELNNIKNVNLIYPGQKIRISVAAKKQEKIHIVKKGDTLWDIAKKYNTTIKKLAKDNGIKDPNLIYPGQKIKIK